A single region of the Novosphingobium sp. SL115 genome encodes:
- a CDS encoding GPW/gp25 family protein, whose product MDPLTGKAISGPARRALSIARIITTPLGTCVMRREFGSMVYELIDRPLNVATAMLLRAATAIAIRRWETAFRITRITLSGDFAGGAPVIGIEGYDLDAPDPTALVTLSIPIRRAATTAPAS is encoded by the coding sequence ATGGACCCACTGACAGGCAAAGCCATTTCCGGCCCCGCGCGCCGGGCGCTGTCCATTGCCCGCATCATCACCACACCGCTGGGCACCTGTGTCATGCGGCGCGAATTCGGCTCGATGGTTTATGAACTGATCGACCGCCCCCTGAACGTCGCCACCGCCATGTTGCTGCGCGCGGCCACGGCCATCGCCATCCGTCGCTGGGAAACCGCCTTCAGGATCACCCGCATTACCCTGTCGGGTGATTTCGCGGGCGGCGCGCCTGTCATCGGTATCGAAGGATACGACCTCGACGCGCCCGATCCCACCGCCCTTGTCACCCTGTCCATCCCCATCCGGCGCGCGGCCACCACCGCGCCCGCTTCCTGA
- a CDS encoding phage major tail tube protein, translating to MGLPRKLKNANAFVDGESYLGIIGEFEEPKLVIATDDWRGGGMLGPIKVDMGLEGMEASLSMGGHEATLIRKFGTTRVDGVRVRLVGAYQADNGSAAQAVEVYIGGRFTEIDPGKSKAGDSTEQKYKVPLAYYRRVVDGRTEIEIDMLRGIFIVDGVDRYAEIMAIISN from the coding sequence ATGGGCCTTCCCCGCAAACTGAAGAACGCCAATGCCTTCGTGGATGGCGAAAGCTACCTCGGCATCATCGGTGAATTTGAAGAACCCAAGCTGGTCATCGCCACCGATGACTGGCGCGGCGGCGGCATGCTTGGCCCGATCAAGGTCGACATGGGCCTTGAAGGCATGGAGGCCAGCCTTTCCATGGGTGGGCACGAAGCCACCTTGATCCGCAAATTCGGCACCACCCGCGTCGATGGCGTTCGCGTCCGTCTGGTCGGGGCTTATCAGGCCGACAACGGCAGCGCCGCACAAGCGGTGGAAGTCTACATCGGCGGACGCTTCACCGAAATCGATCCCGGCAAGTCAAAGGCAGGCGACAGCACCGAACAGAAATACAAGGTGCCGCTGGCCTACTATCGCCGCGTGGTGGATGGCCGCACCGAAATCGAAATCGACATGCTGCGCGGTATCTTCATCGTCGATGGCGTGGATCGTTACGCCGAAATCATGGCGATCATTTCCAACTGA
- a CDS encoding phage tail sheath subtilisin-like domain-containing protein yields the protein MAHGLTITETASGVRNIRRSSMAIIGLMATSTAVVPESQAAIDAAFPLNTAVLVTSVDVAAGKAGSGGTLKRALEAIGDEASPLVIVVRVEEGEDQAETDANVIGSTDGNVYTGLQALLAAETLVGKRPRILGAPGLDTQEVVAEMYVVAKKLRSFVYFHGDGDDVAEVVTYRGEFGQREGMILWPDSSPDFAGDIVARALGLRARIDEEQGWHKSISNVPFYGVTGATKNVHFDLMDNDTDAGVLNDAQVTTIIRASGGYRLWGNRTTAGDDQPEFSFETAVRTSHALQDIIATAVQPFLDQPMTVGRVKDLLETINAEIRQLVSEGRLMGGEVFFDADANSPAQLAAGRPNFRLQYTPVAPMENPQVSLVITDYYYSGFADQIANAA from the coding sequence ATGGCCCACGGTCTTACCATCACCGAAACCGCGAGCGGCGTTCGCAACATCCGCCGTTCCAGCATGGCGATCATCGGCCTGATGGCCACGTCCACCGCTGTTGTGCCCGAAAGTCAGGCCGCCATCGATGCCGCGTTCCCGCTGAACACCGCCGTTCTGGTCACCAGCGTCGATGTCGCGGCGGGCAAGGCAGGCAGCGGCGGCACGCTGAAGCGCGCGCTTGAAGCCATTGGCGATGAAGCTTCGCCCCTCGTCATCGTGGTCCGCGTGGAAGAGGGCGAAGATCAGGCCGAAACCGACGCCAATGTCATCGGCAGCACAGACGGCAACGTCTATACCGGCCTGCAAGCCCTTCTCGCGGCGGAAACCTTGGTCGGCAAACGCCCGCGCATTCTGGGCGCGCCCGGCCTCGATACGCAGGAAGTCGTGGCCGAAATGTATGTCGTGGCCAAAAAGCTTCGCAGCTTCGTCTACTTCCATGGCGACGGCGACGATGTGGCCGAAGTCGTTACCTATCGCGGCGAATTCGGCCAGCGCGAAGGCATGATCCTCTGGCCTGATAGCTCGCCCGATTTCGCCGGTGACATCGTGGCCCGCGCGCTCGGCCTGCGCGCGCGGATCGATGAAGAACAGGGTTGGCACAAGTCCATTTCCAACGTCCCGTTCTATGGGGTGACCGGGGCAACCAAGAACGTCCACTTCGATCTGATGGACAACGATACCGACGCCGGTGTCCTCAACGACGCCCAGGTCACGACGATCATCCGGGCCAGTGGCGGTTATCGGCTGTGGGGCAACCGCACCACAGCGGGCGACGATCAGCCGGAATTTTCGTTCGAAACGGCGGTGCGCACCAGCCACGCGCTACAGGACATCATCGCCACAGCGGTTCAGCCCTTTCTCGATCAGCCGATGACCGTGGGCCGTGTCAAAGACCTGCTGGAAACCATCAATGCGGAAATCCGCCAGCTGGTCAGCGAAGGCAGGCTGATGGGCGGTGAAGTGTTCTTCGATGCCGACGCCAACAGCCCGGCCCAGCTTGCCGCAGGCCGCCCCAATTTCCGCCTGCAATACACGCCGGTCGCGCCGATGGAGAACCCGCAGGTCAGCCTCGTCATCACCGATTACTACTATTCCGGCTTTGCCGACCAGATCGCCAACGCCGCCTGA
- a CDS encoding phage baseplate assembly protein V, producing MTRPMAQEEDIPLDPSTLIRLGRVSEVTFNPPRCRVRFSDPDDDDDDAGDGGESPPIRWLAARAGKTKDWSPPSLGEEAVLLCPDGQIGNGVALVGLFNDENPPPGNSPTEVTEYEDGARVTYDPVAHGLSAILPAGGTALVDAPGGLTIRGPVTIEGDVTVSGTVEAGGDVTAEGISLTGHRHSGVQIGTDQTGPAK from the coding sequence GTGACCCGCCCCATGGCGCAGGAAGAAGACATCCCGCTTGATCCTTCCACCCTGATCCGGCTTGGCAGGGTCAGCGAAGTCACGTTTAATCCGCCCCGCTGCCGGGTGCGCTTTTCAGATCCTGATGATGACGATGATGATGCTGGCGACGGCGGCGAAAGCCCGCCCATTCGCTGGCTGGCGGCGCGCGCCGGGAAGACCAAAGACTGGTCACCCCCCAGCCTTGGCGAAGAGGCGGTCCTGCTGTGCCCCGATGGCCAGATTGGCAACGGCGTGGCGCTGGTGGGCCTGTTCAACGACGAAAACCCGCCGCCCGGAAATTCACCGACCGAAGTCACCGAATACGAAGACGGCGCGCGCGTCACCTATGATCCCGTCGCCCACGGCCTGTCCGCCATCCTGCCCGCTGGCGGCACCGCACTGGTCGACGCGCCTGGAGGCTTGACCATTCGCGGCCCGGTGACGATTGAAGGCGATGTGACCGTTTCTGGCACGGTCGAAGCTGGAGGCGATGTCACTGCCGAAGGCATCAGCCTAACCGGTCATCGGCACTCAGGCGTGCAAATTGGGACCGATCAAACCGGACCAGCAAAATAG